The Desulfovibrio subterraneus nucleotide sequence CGCACGACCGAGGTTGAAACAACGCTCGCAACGCGATTGCCTGCGCGCATTTTAATATGTCTGGATGCTTCTTCATCCACTTCATAAATGTTGTAGAAGTCGAGGCGATACCCGGCAAACACCTTGGTCTTATCCGTGATGGGACGGCCCACTTCCGTGGTTGTACCAAGAATGCTGGTGGTATAGTCGTCGTACTCATTCTTGGAAAGATAGGAGTTCACAGACAATGAGTACTTGGAGTCGTTGAGTCTGGGGTTGTAGAAATACAGGTCGTAGCGATTGTACTTTCCGCCGAAGGCAGCCTTGGCAGACGCTGTGTATCCCTTACCCCACAGGTTCTTCTCCGTTATGGAGCCGCTTATCCCCACGCCGCCCCAGCTGTTCCAGCCCACACCGGCCATAAGCGCACCGGTGTTCTGTTCCTTGACCTTGACCTTAAGGTCAACTTCGTCAGGCTTCTCGGTGGGGACCATTTCCACTTCGGCTGCAGAGAAGAAACCGAGGTTATTCAGCTTCCTGTTGCTCTTGCGCAATTTCTCGCCGTCAAACACTTCACCGTCAGCAAGCAGCACATCGCGGCGAATGACGTTGTCGCGAGTCTGCGTGTTTCCGGTAATGGAGACATTGCGTACATACACCTTGTTCTTCTTGGTCACCTTGTAGGTGACGTCGATGGTCTCTTCATCCACCTTATTCGTATCATAATCCACGTCGGCAAAGGCATAGCCATGCTGAGTGTAGTAATCGGTGAGCTTGTTTGTATCATCCTGAAGCTGAGAATAACTGAGATAGGTTTCATCAGCCTTCCACTCGTCCAGACCAACAATGCCCAAGAGAACATCGTCAGGTTCGATAAGGTCGCCCTTGAATGCAACGTTGCCAACCTTGTAGCGCTTGCCTTCCTTCACACGGAAGGTGATGACAATGCCTTCTTCAAGGTATTCAACCTGTGGTTCACCTACAACCACATCCATGAAGCCACGGTTGAGGTAATAGGCGCCGATGGCAGCCGTATCGCGCTCCAGATAATCTTCACGCAGCACGCCGGAACCGGTGTACCATGAAAGCATGTTGTGGGGAGAAAGCGCCAATTCATCGAGCACTTCGTCCGGATCAAGCTGCTCTGCGCCCTGCAGCTTTACTTCACTGATATAGAGCTTCTTGCCTTCTTCAACGGTAAACACAAGGCTTGCCGAATGATTGGCGTGCTCCTCAACCTTGTGAGACAGCTTTGCGAGGTAGTACCCTTCCTTGCGGTAGAGTTCGAGAACCTTCTCTATATCCTGTGCAAGGAGCTTTTCGTTCAGGACAGCTCCGGTCTTGGAGCTCATGGCGGCGAGGATGTCTTCCTCATCCACGGCATCGGAACCTTCAATGACAATTTTCTCGATGCGTGATTTTTCCACTACGGTGAACACCAGTTCCATGCCCTCGCGGGTCTGGTCCACAGAGGCCTTCACGTCGCTGAAGTATCCCAGATCAAAAATACGCTTGATGTCTTCGTTGAGCTGCTTGCCGTCCAACCCGTCGCCCTTGCGGGTACGGATGCGCATGAGTACCACGTCGGGATCGAGAATTTTGGTCCCTTTGACAGAAATCTTGGCAATGGTGTTTTTGCTCTGCATTTCATTGGAAGCAACCTCAACCAGCTCATCCACGGCGGGAATGATGTTGATGAGGCCGTTCTTGGCAATGAAAACCGGCTTGGCAGGCTGCAGCCCGTATGCTTCCACAAGACGGGCATCAATGGAAACATCTTCGCCTATCTGGTTGAAGCTGCCGTACACGGCATAGGATGCGCCGGAAAGCAGTGAAATGTCGCGTACTGCGGCGATGGAAAGCTCAGTAATACCCTGCTGCTGTATCAGGGCCATGACCTGATTCTGGGGGATAACGGTGAAGCCCTTTGCTGCCAGCCGCTCTGTAATCAGCTGCGGCAGGCTCTCTTCAAGGTACTTCAGATCCTCACCGGCGTTCACCTCGAAGGGTAGCACTATGATTTTCGTGTCCTGAACAGGAGCAGCGTGGGCCCCCGCAGAGGTAAGCAGGAAGAGTGCGAAAAAGACCATTGCAAAGCAAGGTCTAAACAGTTTGATCATACAGTTCTCCAGCTCTCAGTTCAAGACGGCGTTGCATCAAGGCCGCCAATTCAGCGTTATGGGTCACAACCACCAGGGTCATCCCCAGTTCTTCATTCAGATGCATGAGCTGCTCGGCAACCACACAGCCGGTCCGCTCATCAAGGTTTCCGGTGGGCTCGTCCGCAAGAAGCACTGCAGGACGCATCAGTATGGCCCGGGCAATGGCGGCACGTTGTCTCTCGCCGCCTGACAGGGTTGTCACCCTGTGCATAATCCGTCCATGTAGCCCCACCAGTCCCAGGGCGTCACGAGCCCTGTCAAAAGCCTCTGACCTGCTTACCCCGCCAATGAGAGCCTGCATGGCAACATTCTCGATGGTGGTAAACTCCGGCAGCAGGTGGTGAAACTGAAATACGAAACCTATCTCACGATTTCGAAGGGCCGCCTTGGCCTCCGGGGAAAATTGTCCAAGATCCTGTCCGCGAAAGTTAATAGTTCCCCACGAAGGATTATCAAGGGTTCCCAAGAGATGCAAGAGGGTACTTTTACCTGAACCGGATGATCCGACAATGGCGACCGATTCTCCCTGCCCTATCGAGAGGTCCAGAGACTGAATCACGGTCACTTTTTCAGCAGGTCCTTCGTACTCTCTGCCCACCCCGATAAGCTGATATAATGCGCCTGTTGTCACTATTCGTACCTCAGCGCTTCAACCGGCTCAAGGCGCGCAGCCTGACGGGCGGGATAGATGGTTGCCACAAAACAAAGCACCATGGCTGATACGCCGATTATCAGAAGATCGGTCCATTCTATCAGAACCGGCAGGGTATCGAGCGAATAGACACCCTTGGGCAACTCGATAAACTGATATCTTTTAAGCAGATATGCCACGGAAAGCCCCAGACCGAAACCTATTATTGTGCCTATGGCGCCTATGATGGTGCCCTGCAGCATGAATATGCGACGAATCTGGGACCGCGTCGCGCCCATGGACATGAGAATGGCGATATCACGGGTTTTTTCCATAACCAGCATAACCAGCGTGGTGACGATGGAAAAGGATCCCACAAGAACGATCAGGGTCAGGATGATGCCCATGGCCGTCTTTTCCAGCTTGAGAGCGGCAAAGAGGTTGGCATTCATTTCCATCCAGTTGCGGGAGTAATAGGGATATCCGCCCAGTGCAGCCGTCACATTCTCGGCAACTTTATCCGCCCGGTACACATCGCGCACAGTCATTTCAAGGCCGGTGACGGTGTCGCCCTTCCAGCCGAGCAAGTCGCGGGCAAATCCGAGGGAGACAAACCCGAGGGAGGAATCGTATTCCCACATCCCCGTCTTGAACAGACCGACAATACGGCAGATGCGTACCCGGGGGGTAAAGCCGGTTGCAGTCTTGGTTCCCGTGGGAGACAGCAAGTTCACCCTGCCGCCTATGCCCACACCGAGGCGCTGTGCGAGTTCCTTGCCGATGATGATGCCGGGCATGCCGTCCTGTTCAAGGCTGGCGAACGATCCGTCTTCCATGTGTTCACGAATGGACAGAACCTTCTCGGCCGTGGCCGGGTCAACCCCGCGCAGTACAAGCCCCTTCACACCGCTGGCCGTGGAGATCATGACCTCGGAATAAATGAAAGGGGTTACCCCGGTTATATCGGGAACCCCTTGCACTTTTTCCATGACGGATTCGTAGTTAGCTATGCCGCCACCTATGGACATGGTGATAGCATGGGCGTTCACACCGAGAATCTTGTCGCGCAAGTCCTTGGTGAAGCCGTTCATGACACCAAGAACCACGATAAGGGATGCCACGCCAAGCGCTACACCCAGAATGGAAGTGACGGATATGACGGATATGAACGTCTGTTTGCTGCGCGCCATAAGGTAGCGCAGCGCAATGAATGATTCAAAGCTCATGGGTGATTAAGGCCTAGCTCTCCGGTTTGAGCAGCGGGAAGAGGATGACCTCGCGGATGGACGCAGAATCGGTCAGCAGCATGACCAGACGGTCAATGCCGATACCCTGCCCTGCGGCCGGAGGCATGCCATATTCCAGAGCGCGGAGATAGTCCTCGTCCATGAAGTGCGCTTCATCATCGCCTGCTTCCTTTTCGGCCACCTGATCAAGGAACCGCAGACGCTGGTCCACGGGATCATTGAGTTCCGAAAAGGCGTTGGCAAGTTCACGACCGGTCATAAAAAGCTCAAAACGGTCAGTGATGGTGGGATCTTTCTCGTTCTTACGGGAAAGTGGCGAGATGTCCGTGGGGTAATGATAGATGAAGTGCGGCTGAACAAGACGCGGCTCAACGTCCAGATCGAACAGCTTTGCCTGCAGCTTTGCCAGCTTTTCACCCGCTATGACCTTTTCGCCGCGTTCTTTTATGTATGCGGCAAGCTTGTCATAGTTGGTATACAGGTCGGCAGAATGTCCGCCTATCTTCTCAAGAGATTCCGCAAAACCCATGCGGGTCCACTTGCCGGGAGTCAGGTCGATTTCCTGTTCCTGATAAGTGATAACGGTGGAACCGCACACAGCCTGCGCAATATGCGCAAAAAGCTGTTCGGTAAGATCCATGAGATCTTCGAAGGTTGCATACGCCCAGTAAAATTCACACATGGTAAACTCGGGGTTATGCTGGGTGGAAATACCTTCGTTACGGAAGTTGCGGTTGATTTCGAACACCTTTTCAAACCCGCCCACAAGCAGGCGCTTGAGGTACAGCTCGGGCGCAATGCGCATATAGAGCTGCATGTCGAGCGTATTATGATGCGTGACAAACGGGCGTGCAGTGGCACCGCCGGGAATGGGCTGCATCATGGGCGTTTCCACTTCCATGAAGCCATGGCCTTCCATGAAACGGCGGAATTCGCGCACCACCTGGGTACGTTTGCGGAAAATCTCGCGGGTGCGCGGCGTAACGATAAGGTCGACATACCGCTGGCGATACCGAATTTCCACGTCCTTCAGGCCATGATACTTTTCCGGCAGCGGACGAATGGATTTGGTAAGCAGTTTGACGGACTTGCAGGAAAGCGTAAGTTCGCCGGTCTTGGTGCGGAAAAGCGTGCCGTGCACACCGACGATATCACCGATATCGAACTTCTTGAAAATGGCGTACTCTTCTTCGCCCATATCTTCGCGGGCAGCGTAACACTGCATCTTGCCGCTGCGGTCGAGCAGGTGAAAAAAGGTCACCTTGCCGAAGGAGCGGTTGGCGACAATACGTCCGGCGCAACAGAAGACCCGGTCGAGCGCTTCAAGCTCCTCAGTCTCCAGTCCCTCGAATTCTGCGCGAATTTCGGAGAAATCTTCCTCCTTGCGGAATCCGTTGGGGAACAAGGCGTATCCCGCCTCAAGCAGGTCACAGGATTTCGCCACCCTGTTTTTAACCACTTCGTTCAGATCGTCGCGGTTGGCGAAACTCTCCAGCATGGGCATGAAATATTCCGCATGCTGGGATTTGGTGGGCAATTTGATAGAAGGCCGCTTTGATTTTTCCTGATCGCTCAAGGCAATAACTCCATGTAGTAAATTCGATCCATCTGAATTGGGATGGGTTATGCCAATTGTCCACTGTCGTCAAGAAACCGCATCCGTTCAATACTCCAAAATAATTCCAGCCCTGAAAAACGAAAAAAATGAAAAAGCTGCTTGACGGAACCGGGGGCTTTCGCTTAGAGACTTTTCCGCGCTGAACGCAACACGCGGACAGCAAGCATAATCCCCGGTGGCTCAATCGGCAGAGCGGGTGACTGTTAATCACTAGGTTACAGGTTCAAGTCCTGTCCGGGGAGCCAGAGTGCAGAGCCCTCTTCTGAAAGGAAGGGGGCTTTTATATTTTTACGAGAATACGCACAGCCACGCCATATGGAAAGGAAAATTTCGTTTTGAAACATTTTTCCTTGACTGCTTCAGGTGAAGTCCGTATAGCTCTCTCCTCGTTGGACGCGAGTTCAGCGCAGCGCTCCACATAATCCCCGGTGGCTCAATCGGCAGAGCGGGTGACTGTTAATCACTAGGTTACAGGTTCAAGTCCTGTCCGGGGAGCCAGAATGCAAAGCCCTCTTCCGAATGGAAGAGGGCTTTTTCCGTATTCCCACCCGGGGCCGGAAAATTGCCGGTCCCCGCTGGACACACTCTTCGGGAAACGCTATTTGTGCGCAGAAACTCAGCGCGCAGACGCCAACAACGACTGCCTCCGGCAGAAGGAGACATGATGAAACGACTTGCACTGGCGGCTCTCATAACCTGCCTGTGGACCACCCAGGGTATAGCGGACGACAAGTTCGGTGTGATGGATAAGGATGCCAACGACTCAGTCAGCTGGGAAGAATTTGAAGCCCAGCACCCCAACATGCGTAAGGCTGCCTTTGAAACCATAGATACAAACTCCGATGGCGGCATTTCTCACGATGAATGGCACGCCTTCATGGGTTCGCATGGTGCCGACGGCAAAACCATGGGCGGCAAGGGGCCCGGCATGCAGATGCCCCCCAAGGGCGGCATGGGAATGCCTCCCGGACACCCGCCCACGGGTTCCAACGGGAAGATGCTCATCGAGCCCCCCAAGACTGCAGAATAAACAGAAAGCCGGTGCAAACCGGCTTTTTTCATCTTTATTATACGGGAAAGATCAAAACGGATCAGGCAGACACAGCCTCTATGCTTCTGGATTCCGGCACATAACGGAACACCACGGCCTGCAAAGGGCCGGATACCGTGAACACGGCTTCGCCTATGGTAATGACAGTGCCGGGATGCACCGTTCCCGTAACCTTGACCGAGGCATCGCGCATGCGTTCAGCAGCCTTGAGCCGTGCTTCCGCCAAGATATCCCGCAACGTATCAAGCCGCTCAGTCAGCTTGTCGCGCAGCCCCATGGCAGCCTCGATCACCTTGTATTGATCCGGCCTTGCACTCATGAGCACCTCTTCCGCAGGGGCTTCACCAAATCGCGATTTAAGCTTGCCCAGCGCCTCTTTCACGCTATCCCGTTCTTTTTCGATATCGCGCGTTGCCTTTGAGCTTATGGCCAGCGTGATATTTGTGGGCGTGCCGAGGGCCGTTCCCACCTCTGTGGCCCGCACCCCCTTGCGGCAGGTTATGGACCCACCCTGAATCCTGCCGCGGCCGGATACGGCAACCACCATGCCGCCGCACAGAATGGTGGAATGCAATATGGAATCCTGCACCACCACATCTTCGCGCGCCTCTATCACGGCTTCGGAGATGAATTTGGCGGACACATTGCCGCCGCAACGGACAAATCCCTTCCCCTGCATGACAATGCCGCCGCCAACTTCAATATTGCCAGCGGCAACAATGCGGGCAGATTCAATGGCCTCTCCCACAACCACAGCCCCGGGAGCCTTGACGGAAAAACCGGAAAGGACGGAACCGCGCACTTTGACAGAGCCTATGGCCACCTGCACGTTGCCGGAACCGAAATCCACATCGCCTTTTATTTCCATCACTTCCTGAACGGAAAGAACACCACCGGCAAATTGGGCAAGACCGGCCGTCTGGGCAATAACATTTTTCCCGTCTGTCGCCAGAACCACGCTTTTGTCCAAGGTAACGGCGGCGGACTTTCCTGCCTGCGCAGGTAAAATTTCTCCGAACACTTCCACCCCGGGAGTTCCCGCGGTGGGCGGATGGATAACAGCCACTGTCTCGCCGGACTGAACGGAAGGCATGATCCCGCGGTTGCGATAATCAATGCTGCCGTCGGATGACGCTTTGCCCACGGCTGCGGAATCATCCTCACGCTGCAGCATCTCCACATATCCGTCCGAACCGTGCACAGGCAACCTGCCACGGGCCACCACCACATCCGTTTCAGGATTTCCGGTCCGTTCACTGCGGGTAAGCGCATCTTTGATCGCCTGCAGGTCAATCAGCCCGTCAGGCACATTCATGGCCTGCAACATCAGCCGAACCCGCTCCACAGTCACCGGCCTGGCCTGCATATCGCGATAATACAGCGTGGCCGTCAGGGTCTGCCGATCTTCGGCAGCCCGCACCAGCGGCCTGATGTTCATGGAAATATCAGAAAGAATGACAAGACCGTACTGGGTGGAAGAAATCTCGCGGGATGCATCATCCAGATAACAATTGCAGTCATCCGGAATCACAATATCTCTGGGCTTCAATGATGAAGGGGGCGGCAGTTCCGAGCCGTCCACCCGCATGCCCGCGCGGGGAGGTGTTGCAGGAATGAGCTTGCCTATGGGTTGTCCCGGAAACACGGGGTAATTCACATTGCCATAGGGAACAATGCAGGCGTCACTGCCATTCTCGGGCTGAACACCACGGGCGATGACTATCCTGTCCAGCGGGGCACCGGTTGCAATGCACTCCAGCAGCTTCTCGGCACCTTTCACACTGACGGGTACTTTTACGCCAGCCTCACGCAAGAGCTGGCTTATGCGTTCCATGGTGAGCGGCTTGCCGTTCCCCTGTGGAGGAACATAACGGGCAACACCGACCTTCATGCGGTCCTGTGTTCCCGAAAAACGCAGAAATGCATCCGCACACACGGCCGGTGCTCCGCCATCGTGACGAACAGTCGATGGCACTGCACCATTCGAGGTTTTATCTGAAGCGGCAAGGCCCATTCACTACCTCTTTACAGACCAATGTACGGAAAACAACAGCCTCATGTGCAGGCTGTCCCTGTTCCTTTTCTGCATTCGCAGACGGAACCTATCCGTGCTACGGAGCTATTCCCAGCCATACCAGTAATACTTTCCACGTAATACAGGGCAACAACAAAGGCAAGTGGCCCCCTCCAAAACCTGCTGTGATTACAACAAAACAGATAGGCAGCCCTCTCTGCCCATAAAGCTTCCGCTTGCCACGAAGCCCCGCCATCCCTATATTCCGCGCATGAAAAAAACGCCTGCCCATATAAGCCTGTCAGCCGGACGCACCCCCCTTCCGCAACCCGCCTTTCTGCCCATGACCCGCAAGGAGATGGAGGAACTCGGCTGGGAAGAGCTGGACGTTCTTATCGTTTCCGGCGACGGATACGTCGACCACCCCAGCTTTGCCGCCGCCCTGCTCGGCCGCTGGCTCGTAGCCCACGGCTACCGCACCGGTATCGTGGCGCAACCCCGCTGGGATACAACTGAAGACGTAGCGCGCATGGGCCGCCCGTCCCTGTTCACGGCCGTATCGGCAGGTGCCATAGATTCCATGCTTGCGCACTACACCGCCTTCCGCAAAAAGCGGCATGACGATGCATACACCCCCGGCGGCAAGGCGGGCGCCCGCCCGAACAGAGCCGCCATTGCTTACACCGGCCTCATACGTCAGGCATTTCCCGGCATGGGCGTGGTCATCGGCGGTATTGAAGCATCACTGCGGCGCATCACCCACTACGACTTCTGGACCGACAAGTTGCGCCGTCCCATCCTGCTGGACAGCAAGGCAGACTGCCTTGTCTACGGCATGGGCGAAAGTGCGCTTCTGGAAATCGCCAAAGCCATGGACGCCCACGGTGGGCATTCCGGCATTCCCTTGCGCGAACTGGTCATCGGCATTCCCGGTACCGCCGCCATGGGGCGCGGCCCTGCAGAGAGCATTGCGCCCGAAGCAGGCATTCCCAAACCGGCCACAGGACTTTCCCCCGATATTCCCGAAGACGCCCCAGCCTACCTGCTGCCCTCGCACGAAAGCATGGAAACGCAGCCGGAACTGCTCATGAGCGCCACGCTTACCCTTGAACGGCACGTGCATCAGGCCCACTCGTGGGCTGTGCAGCCCGTTGCAGGCAGGGCCGTGCTGCTCGCGCCCCCTGCCACGCCTCTGCCGGAAGAGGATATGGACAGGCTCTACTCCCTGCCCTTTGCCCGCAAGGCACACCCATCCTACAAGGAAGCCATCCCTGCCGACAGCATGATCTGCACGAGCATAACCACCCACAGAGGGTGCGGCGGCGGCTGTTCCTTCTGTTCACTGGCATTGCATCAGGGAAGGCGCATCGCATCGCGCAGCCACAAGTCGGTCATGGAAGAAGTGCGGGCAATGGCCGCAACAAAACGCTTCAACGGTTCCATAAGCGACGTGGGCGGCCCGTCAGCCAACATGTGGCAGGCAGAATGTGCGGCAGACCCTGCCCGGTGCAACCGTGCAAGCTGCATGCATCCGAAGATCTGCCCGCAGTTCCGTGTGAACCAGACCGAAACCGTGAACATGCTGCGCCGCATACGCGACGAAGAGGGCATAAAACATGTGCGTGTGGCCAGCGGGGTACGGTTCGACCTTGCCCAGCAGGACAACACGGCCCTGCGCGCCTACACCATGGAATTTACGGGCGGCCAGCTCAAGGTTGCGCCCGAACACATCTGCGACAATGTGCTCGACCTGATGCGCAAACCCGGCCTGCCAGTTTTTGAAGCATTTCTGGAAGCGTTTGAACGGTATTCCGACAAGGCAGGCAAAGAGCAATATGTCATTCCCTACCTCATGAGCGGCTTTCCCGGCTGTTCGGACGAAGACATGCGCCGCCTTGGAGACTGGCTGCAACGCCGTGGCTGGAAGCCCCAGCAGGTACAGTGCTTCATCCCCACTCCGGGTACGGTTGCCACGGCCATGTTCTACGCGGGCATTGCTCCGGACGGCAGGGCCATTGTCGTGGCACGCACCGATGCGGAACGCCTGCGGCAGCATCATATTCTCATGCCGGAAATGGGACGCAAGGGCGCTGAACAGAGCCACAGAAAGGACAGGGGACGCAGGCCGGACGCTGACCGTACTGACCGGACCGAAAGAGCAGATCGCCCGGATCTGACAGGTCAGTCAGATCGGCCAGAGCGGTCAAAC carries:
- the bamA gene encoding outer membrane protein assembly factor BamA produces the protein MIKLFRPCFAMVFFALFLLTSAGAHAAPVQDTKIIVLPFEVNAGEDLKYLEESLPQLITERLAAKGFTVIPQNQVMALIQQQGITELSIAAVRDISLLSGASYAVYGSFNQIGEDVSIDARLVEAYGLQPAKPVFIAKNGLINIIPAVDELVEVASNEMQSKNTIAKISVKGTKILDPDVVLMRIRTRKGDGLDGKQLNEDIKRIFDLGYFSDVKASVDQTREGMELVFTVVEKSRIEKIVIEGSDAVDEEDILAAMSSKTGAVLNEKLLAQDIEKVLELYRKEGYYLAKLSHKVEEHANHSASLVFTVEEGKKLYISEVKLQGAEQLDPDEVLDELALSPHNMLSWYTGSGVLREDYLERDTAAIGAYYLNRGFMDVVVGEPQVEYLEEGIVITFRVKEGKRYKVGNVAFKGDLIEPDDVLLGIVGLDEWKADETYLSYSQLQDDTNKLTDYYTQHGYAFADVDYDTNKVDEETIDVTYKVTKKNKVYVRNVSITGNTQTRDNVIRRDVLLADGEVFDGEKLRKSNRKLNNLGFFSAAEVEMVPTEKPDEVDLKVKVKEQNTGALMAGVGWNSWGGVGISGSITEKNLWGKGYTASAKAAFGGKYNRYDLYFYNPRLNDSKYSLSVNSYLSKNEYDDYTTSILGTTTEVGRPITDKTKVFAGYRLDFYNIYEVDEEASRHIKMRAGNRVASVVSTSVVRNTIDDPMRPTSGSRISGRAEYGGGILQGDDDFIKLVGDARAYYALNKDHVLMGRVKGGTLQEGSSGEEVPLIERFWIGGINSVRGYETSDFAVLNEDGDKIGGTRMAFVNFEYQWYFNNDFGMQLVPFFDAGMNHDDTYDREGSDEILMSYGLEWRWKSPLGDLRFAYGIPISKVDGDEQDPRFEFAMGQAF
- a CDS encoding ABC transporter ATP-binding protein, encoding MTTGALYQLIGVGREYEGPAEKVTVIQSLDLSIGQGESVAIVGSSGSGKSTLLHLLGTLDNPSWGTINFRGQDLGQFSPEAKAALRNREIGFVFQFHHLLPEFTTIENVAMQALIGGVSRSEAFDRARDALGLVGLHGRIMHRVTTLSGGERQRAAIARAILMRPAVLLADEPTGNLDERTGCVVAEQLMHLNEELGMTLVVVTHNAELAALMQRRLELRAGELYDQTV
- a CDS encoding lipoprotein-releasing ABC transporter permease subunit; its protein translation is MSFESFIALRYLMARSKQTFISVISVTSILGVALGVASLIVVLGVMNGFTKDLRDKILGVNAHAITMSIGGGIANYESVMEKVQGVPDITGVTPFIYSEVMISTASGVKGLVLRGVDPATAEKVLSIREHMEDGSFASLEQDGMPGIIIGKELAQRLGVGIGGRVNLLSPTGTKTATGFTPRVRICRIVGLFKTGMWEYDSSLGFVSLGFARDLLGWKGDTVTGLEMTVRDVYRADKVAENVTAALGGYPYYSRNWMEMNANLFAALKLEKTAMGIILTLIVLVGSFSIVTTLVMLVMEKTRDIAILMSMGATRSQIRRIFMLQGTIIGAIGTIIGFGLGLSVAYLLKRYQFIELPKGVYSLDTLPVLIEWTDLLIIGVSAMVLCFVATIYPARQAARLEPVEALRYE
- the lysS gene encoding lysine--tRNA ligase — its product is MLESFANRDDLNEVVKNRVAKSCDLLEAGYALFPNGFRKEEDFSEIRAEFEGLETEELEALDRVFCCAGRIVANRSFGKVTFFHLLDRSGKMQCYAAREDMGEEEYAIFKKFDIGDIVGVHGTLFRTKTGELTLSCKSVKLLTKSIRPLPEKYHGLKDVEIRYRQRYVDLIVTPRTREIFRKRTQVVREFRRFMEGHGFMEVETPMMQPIPGGATARPFVTHHNTLDMQLYMRIAPELYLKRLLVGGFEKVFEINRNFRNEGISTQHNPEFTMCEFYWAYATFEDLMDLTEQLFAHIAQAVCGSTVITYQEQEIDLTPGKWTRMGFAESLEKIGGHSADLYTNYDKLAAYIKERGEKVIAGEKLAKLQAKLFDLDVEPRLVQPHFIYHYPTDISPLSRKNEKDPTITDRFELFMTGRELANAFSELNDPVDQRLRFLDQVAEKEAGDDEAHFMDEDYLRALEYGMPPAAGQGIGIDRLVMLLTDSASIREVILFPLLKPES
- a CDS encoding calcium-binding protein; the encoded protein is MMKRLALAALITCLWTTQGIADDKFGVMDKDANDSVSWEEFEAQHPNMRKAAFETIDTNSDGGISHDEWHAFMGSHGADGKTMGGKGPGMQMPPKGGMGMPPGHPPTGSNGKMLIEPPKTAE
- a CDS encoding FapA family protein; its protein translation is MCADAFLRFSGTQDRMKVGVARYVPPQGNGKPLTMERISQLLREAGVKVPVSVKGAEKLLECIATGAPLDRIVIARGVQPENGSDACIVPYGNVNYPVFPGQPIGKLIPATPPRAGMRVDGSELPPPSSLKPRDIVIPDDCNCYLDDASREISSTQYGLVILSDISMNIRPLVRAAEDRQTLTATLYYRDMQARPVTVERVRLMLQAMNVPDGLIDLQAIKDALTRSERTGNPETDVVVARGRLPVHGSDGYVEMLQREDDSAAVGKASSDGSIDYRNRGIMPSVQSGETVAVIHPPTAGTPGVEVFGEILPAQAGKSAAVTLDKSVVLATDGKNVIAQTAGLAQFAGGVLSVQEVMEIKGDVDFGSGNVQVAIGSVKVRGSVLSGFSVKAPGAVVVGEAIESARIVAAGNIEVGGGIVMQGKGFVRCGGNVSAKFISEAVIEAREDVVVQDSILHSTILCGGMVVAVSGRGRIQGGSITCRKGVRATEVGTALGTPTNITLAISSKATRDIEKERDSVKEALGKLKSRFGEAPAEEVLMSARPDQYKVIEAAMGLRDKLTERLDTLRDILAEARLKAAERMRDASVKVTGTVHPGTVITIGEAVFTVSGPLQAVVFRYVPESRSIEAVSA
- a CDS encoding YgiQ family radical SAM protein, producing the protein MKKTPAHISLSAGRTPLPQPAFLPMTRKEMEELGWEELDVLIVSGDGYVDHPSFAAALLGRWLVAHGYRTGIVAQPRWDTTEDVARMGRPSLFTAVSAGAIDSMLAHYTAFRKKRHDDAYTPGGKAGARPNRAAIAYTGLIRQAFPGMGVVIGGIEASLRRITHYDFWTDKLRRPILLDSKADCLVYGMGESALLEIAKAMDAHGGHSGIPLRELVIGIPGTAAMGRGPAESIAPEAGIPKPATGLSPDIPEDAPAYLLPSHESMETQPELLMSATLTLERHVHQAHSWAVQPVAGRAVLLAPPATPLPEEDMDRLYSLPFARKAHPSYKEAIPADSMICTSITTHRGCGGGCSFCSLALHQGRRIASRSHKSVMEEVRAMAATKRFNGSISDVGGPSANMWQAECAADPARCNRASCMHPKICPQFRVNQTETVNMLRRIRDEEGIKHVRVASGVRFDLAQQDNTALRAYTMEFTGGQLKVAPEHICDNVLDLMRKPGLPVFEAFLEAFERYSDKAGKEQYVIPYLMSGFPGCSDEDMRRLGDWLQRRGWKPQQVQCFIPTPGTVATAMFYAGIAPDGRAIVVARTDAERLRQHHILMPEMGRKGAEQSHRKDRGRRPDADRTDRTERADRPDLTGQSDRPERSNRTEKADRPRSRDERGSSGGRPKGSAPKKESGKHYGSGRPQGRKGSK